CCGTTAATGATACCGTTTTAATGCGACGCAGGTACTGGCCCGGATAATCCATATCAAACAGCATTTCGGGGATGCTGAAATCGCACTGGCCGGTATTGCGTAACTGCATCAGCGCTTCTGGCGACAGGGATGCTAACGAGACGCTCTTGGTCAGCTCAAACTCGCGGCGGTTGTTATCATAGTAGGCCGATTCCATTTTTTTGATATCGGTCAACAGCTGATCGCCGGAGAGCAGGCCTTTCTTCATGGTATCCCAATAACCGTACTGGATAAAAGTGCTATCATTAGCCAGTTCATACTGGTAGCATTGCTGTGCCTTTTGTGCCATATCAAACGCCAGTTTGTAGCTCTGATAGTAAACGGTACTCAGCTGACTCAGCATCCATGAGTACAGATCTTTATTGGTATACTTGGTTTTCAGGAAGGTATCTACCTCCTGAGCCTGACTGATGCGCGTTTGTTGCGTGCCGAACTCTTTGCTGGCAATATCCTTACGGATGTTGGCCACCACAATCTGCTGGTCTATCTGCGCCATATCGCCCGATGCAATATCGCGTTGCAGGTGCCAGTCGTCCATACGGCGTTGGTAGCTGCCAATGTTGCCTATCAAACCGGCGGTGGAGTGCAGGATACCTGCAATGCCACGGAACAAACTGGCAAAGCTGGCGGTTGAGCTACCCACATTATTACCACCAAAAGATACCGTTACCACCGGCGAGCCGCCGAAGCCTGCACCACCACCAGTGATGATTGGAATCATGTGTGTGCCGCCTGATGTGGCATCTAACACGGTTGCCACGATCTCTGAGATGATGGCACCGCCAGAGATACCGGCCTGTGCAATTTCCCAGCCGTTCATAAAATCGCGGCTATCGTAGAAATTAAAGCGGGTTTGGGCAACATCTTTGGTTTTGTTCAGCACCTCGATGGATTGCTTAGCCTCATCAATTTGCGATTGACGGATTTGCAGCACCTGCTGTTGCAGCTTAATTTCCTGGGTCGATTTCAGCAGCGCCAGGCTTTCGGCATCTTTCTTCTCCAGAACAGAGAGCAGCAGGTTGCCCAGCGCTTTTACCTGTTCGGTAAACTCGGTAGCTTTTTGGATCAGCACGGTAAAGCGGTAGATAGGCAGCGGCGCGCTCAACATGCTCAGCACAGAACTGATGTCCAGCCCGGCTGCAGTAGCACGCACCAGCATCCCCGGATCAATTGGCGGAGCAAACAATGCCAGCACACGGTGCACGCCGTTAATATCCTCGCTGTTGCGAATCTTGAACAACCTGTCGGCAATGGTATCCCAATAACCCAGCAAATTAGCGTTGGCAGGGATGCAGAAGTAAAGCGAGGACAGGGTGGCCGGTGGCGGCGGCAGTTCTGCGCCTTTGTGCGGCAGCAGGTTCAGGTCTGGCACCAGGTTTTCCAGGTCGATCAGCGCATTACTGAACGAGTCGAGCTTGCTTTCCAACTGATTGTAGGTTTCATCAGGCACCGGCACGGCAGGAGGGATGATCTGTGGTTTTGGTCCCAGCAGTTTATCGGCCAGTATGTACATCTGTGTTGCCTGCACCAATGATTCCATGGTGTTTTGCATAAAGAGGTTGTCGCCCCAGGCAATCAGGTTGTCCAGGTAGTTCATCAGCAGGGCTTTTTGATAAGCCAGCGGACGGGTGCGCGCCACTTCATGCGGCATAAACGGATTTTCGCGCCAGCTTTGTACCGCCTGGGTCAGATCGGTATAAACGGTACCGGTTGGATCACTCGCTATATCGTTCATAATGGTATCGATGCGCTGATCGGCATAATCAAAAAACTCATGGAATGGTTTAGTGATCCAGTATTTCTGCGGAGCGCTGCCGCCTGCGCCACCAATCGGGTTAAAAATGTAGTGGTACCATTTCCGGGCCTCTTCAAATTGCTGGTTAAGGCTCAACTGATTGGCTACGTAGAACGGCAGGTGATAAAACAGCTCCCAGTTATAAGAAGAATAGCTGCCTTCGGCGGTAAAATCAATGTCCTCAACAGGGTATGGGTGCGCCACTACTGGGGTAGGCTGATAGGTACTGTTGAAATTGAAGCTGTTCACTTTAGATTGCACCTCATACGTCATAATTGATTGGATGCCGCCATTGTAAACCGCGCTCTTGATATAACATACCAGCGGGTGGTAGAAATTGCGGAACATCATTTGCGGCTTGTGGTTTTTGTAATAATCCCACTCGGCAGCCAGCTTGGCGTATTCGGGATCGGCCAGGTATTCCTGTTTGATCTTGTTCAGGTCGTGAGCCGGATCTGCAATCAGCATCAGCAGATACTTTTTCACAAAAGCAATCAGATCTGTCAGGAACTGGTAGATATCGCTGAAGGTGCGTTCATTAGAGCCGTTTTCGTCAAAGAAACCCGGGATGATCACGTACTCTCTGTCGTTATCAGCATAGAAGAACGGCATAAAGCTGGCCATTGGCAATACAAAGCCGCGCTCTTTTACAAAAGAAGCTGACATATGCGATTGTTGCAGCAGGATGGTTTCCAGCGCCACATAGATCCAGTCGATCAGTGAGAACTCATGCGGATAGGTGATCCTGAACGTGCCTGGTGTGGCATTGAGAATAGTTTCATATGCAAACGGACTAAAGATATCTCTTGCCGCCAGTGTATCGGTTTCGCGGTTGTTTTTTTCTTTATACTGCATCTGCAGGAACGAGGTGTCCTTAAAATCCGGAATGAAATCAAGGTAAGGCATATCCTCGCTCCAGTTGGCTACCTCCGGATAACCCTTGCAGCCTGCCAGGTTGAACATGCCGATAGGGTAATCATTAAACGTGCACAAAATGCCATAACCAACGGTGCCCATACTGAAGTCGATCATTCGGAAAGTGTCTTTCTGGTTGTGCAGGTCCTGCTCATCCATAAAGTCAGTCACCAGGTAATCTTGCGAGGTGCGTTTGGGTTGCCATACGCCATCAATCAACTCGCTCACGGCCAGTTGGATCTGGTAGCGTTTTCTTGGCACCGGCGCTGCCTCACTGATTGGGGTTGACGGGATATCGATCTGCTGGGTGCGCTCCACCTCTTCAGTTGGCAGGTGCCAGGCAATAAACAAGCGGTTACTGTGCATATAAGCCAGCAGGTGATCGCCGGAGATATCTACATCAACCTTGGTCCACGGTTCCCATTTGCGTTCTTTGGTGCAGGTGCGGTAGTAGTAGGTGCTGCCGCCCCGTACACGGGCAATAACATGGGTGGTGTAGGTGTTGATGTCATAGTAACAAGCGCGTACATCAAGCGTGGCCACATCGTCTAGTTTTTCCAGGTAATGGATGGCGGCGGTTTCCACGTTGTTGTCGGTAATCTCGTTTTGCTGCAGTTCTGAGATGAGGTCTGAGAAGAAGTACGACTTATCTGTGCGCAATTCCGGCTCTATCCAGTTTTCCGGATAAAGGAATATTTTGCGGTTGGCCACCCAAACCTGGAAGTTCTTCATCCAGTCCCACTGTGCCCAGCCGTCATCGTCGGTAACATCGGCAATGGCATCGGGTTCCAGCGCCATCAGGCAGCGTTGTACAAACAGTTGCACCATGCCATGCGCCATCACAATGCGCGAGCTTGGCTGACCCGGCTGCATTTCTACATCCATCAGGAAGTAATCATACAAGTCATCGGTACTGGTCAAATCCGGGTTTGAGGCCAGCAGGTAGGCCACCAAGGCATCCCGTTTTTGCGGACGCAGGGCATCTTCTACCGGTTGGATAACGTTGAGCCATTGCGCCTCGTCATACTTGTTGCGCAGCGCCTGGGTAATCAACCCGGCCTCTGTTGCGGTTAGCACTGGTTTGATGAATTGCGATGCAATAGCAATTGGCACGCCCAGCAAACGTAGTGCAGCGGTAGCCTTATCTAATTGCAGGTAGGTTGATGAATCTTGATAAGCATCAGGGAATACATAGCCGAAGTAAGTATCCAGGTCGCTTACATCAGCCGCATCCCAACCGGTAAATTGTGCCAGCATGGTTTGCAGACCGGCTTTTGGGGCGCCGGTTACTACCAGATTCCAAACATCGGTCCATGACCAGATTATGGTGGCATCTGCCGGGTTAGGCGAGGTACCGTAGGTTTGCATCAATTGCAAAGCCTGCTGCAGTTTTACCCATTTCTGGTAATCAGCGGCGGTTACATCGCTTTGATACCTCAGGGTATCCAGTTCCAGCCAGCCCATGGCGGCGTTGTTTTGCAGCAGCCATTGCAGGTCTTTTGCGCTAATGGTAAGCTTGTTGATGTAGGTGGTCATCAGCTTCAGCAATCGCACGGCGCGGTACTGGCGATCAAACGCGGTGGCGTTTACAGCAGGTAATACCGGTGGGGTATTGGCTTGATCTACCAGTGTATCGGTGGTTAATACGCTAATCAGTTTTTCAACCGGCAGCGGTTCTTTTAACGAGGCATTATTGAGCAATACCTGGGTAACCACATCGGTGCTGCCAAAAGTGGCCCCGGTAGCGGCGTAAAGCGCGGTTTGCTTGGCCTGGGTATACAGGTAGGCAGATACGCTTGCGGCTAACGATGCAACCAGATTATTCTGTGCAGCCGGGATACCCGGATCGCCGCCTGGCAGGGCCAGCAGTGCAGTGATCTTGTTCTGTGCATCGGTGGTGTCAAAATAGGTGTTCAGGTTAGCAGCAACATATGCTTGCGGGGTAAGCACATCTGTAAACTGACCGCTGATGATGGCCATAATTTTGCTAACCACTTGCGCCGTAAGATTTGGCAATAAGGAGATGCTTTGTTTCAGTGCATCGGCATTTTGACTGGCAGGTAGCGTAGCATCAAAGGCAGATTTGTTAGCGGTATAAGCCTGTTGATAGGCCGCCTGCAAACCTTTAAGCCAGGTAGTAATGGTATCATCTGTTAAAGTTAACAGACCGGTGGTATCATCGTTCTGCAAGTACCAGCGTAGGTCTGCCGCGGTAAAGCCAGCCGATTGGATGAATTGTATGGTGCTGATGAAGGTGTTGGTATCTGCCGGAGATG
This region of Mucilaginibacter yixingensis genomic DNA includes:
- a CDS encoding neuraminidase-like domain-containing protein — its product is MKADNMLGIVTDAQTGKPVPGANVAAWSTSPALNAPVATATSDANGRFELKFPANIPPEVVKQFPNIRFNVSLNNEILTGSYTTQTWNVLELKEEIHLVVDASSVSATRAACTIQGTVYSSRGEKLSGLQVKAFDRDLRSEEPLGEAVTDKKGAYRISYTRERFANNEYDTADILMRVYDGDKQLFETPTGDILYNAAQKVKIDIRLTQDPVTKLSEFETYQQRISPLTGKISFDQLEETTTHADITFLSKETGLDYAYLEYLVLSFKIEQQFKFLPQFFYAIFRQGSLLKTDLSQWLTTRVLITLQSDIKELVYETALMPEATIKTDIANAIKANIIPDISKRLPEMLKAVTALKDEATKYIQQERPQQWANLVMQSIDKGSYQDVVQLISKNAYGNLPQLLNSILAANPFKDAQSAGDTKININLAGILGTDDRVINHVKTAAGITDEKDLPKLAELHADDWKKMLSNIADPELRASVASNADQLNSYANILSNRFAKQYPNAAFKASFKRDDNHLFSSKDTMLAALDKAPEVDLGGKPIDTQVKHLQLDDDTRQQLRALQRLYKLTPDYAKAKQLHSDGLHSAYQVVGMGQKQFVKKYTANNTFGEQEAAALYQKAANVHTAAMHLGAELKDYASSGGVQALNGQVLMAKIEQISKDFPNLKSLFSEIDLCECDDCRSVYGPAAYLADVLQFLKNRMLANGTKTAKDVLFKRRPDIGELDLNCDNANTPIPYIDLVCEVLEDAVAPEEGVLLDSTYTPDMVAGLITPHLLSGLTTNAFDRITASAILYPKYNEAGVDTFILRDAKSTTKIAAEGTGWRATRLKQTHLTADELNAAPEYVNDLAYQTLQSSNISFGLPFDLYQQEADALLQVVGVNRADLMNTLANSAGPDATSIAAVYLKIPPAERALIVNADNSAASQTIFWSTGAQPPIPFLQEVDIFLNKSGLTYKDLQRLLTLSFINPGDTMFIQHLDSSCDTAKKLIANLDLDALDRIHRFLRLMRRTGIDMANLNRVIMDDGLGAQQLNDNTLVLLYGLLHLQNSLSGTLEQAIAFYGRMADDSDTALYQSVYLNRRVTKPVDDAFTLIKIAANEALPVASRDTLAAHLTNLALSLKLKPDDVTFLISKISGGDTTLTRDNMAFLYRNALLAKTFGLKVQDMYELSSIAGQPLFTSPADTNTFISTIQFIQSAGFTAADLRWYLQNDDTTGLLTLTDDTITTWLKGLQAAYQQAYTANKSAFDATLPASQNADALKQSISLLPNLTAQVVSKIMAIISGQFTDVLTPQAYVAANLNTYFDTTDAQNKITALLALPGGDPGIPAAQNNLVASLAASVSAYLYTQAKQTALYAATGATFGSTDVVTQVLLNNASLKEPLPVEKLISVLTTDTLVDQANTPPVLPAVNATAFDRQYRAVRLLKLMTTYINKLTISAKDLQWLLQNNAAMGWLELDTLRYQSDVTAADYQKWVKLQQALQLMQTYGTSPNPADATIIWSWTDVWNLVVTGAPKAGLQTMLAQFTGWDAADVSDLDTYFGYVFPDAYQDSSTYLQLDKATAALRLLGVPIAIASQFIKPVLTATEAGLITQALRNKYDEAQWLNVIQPVEDALRPQKRDALVAYLLASNPDLTSTDDLYDYFLMDVEMQPGQPSSRIVMAHGMVQLFVQRCLMALEPDAIADVTDDDGWAQWDWMKNFQVWVANRKIFLYPENWIEPELRTDKSYFFSDLISELQQNEITDNNVETAAIHYLEKLDDVATLDVRACYYDINTYTTHVIARVRGGSTYYYRTCTKERKWEPWTKVDVDISGDHLLAYMHSNRLFIAWHLPTEEVERTQQIDIPSTPISEAAPVPRKRYQIQLAVSELIDGVWQPKRTSQDYLVTDFMDEQDLHNQKDTFRMIDFSMGTVGYGILCTFNDYPIGMFNLAGCKGYPEVANWSEDMPYLDFIPDFKDTSFLQMQYKEKNNRETDTLAARDIFSPFAYETILNATPGTFRITYPHEFSLIDWIYVALETILLQQSHMSASFVKERGFVLPMASFMPFFYADNDREYVIIPGFFDENGSNERTFSDIYQFLTDLIAFVKKYLLMLIADPAHDLNKIKQEYLADPEYAKLAAEWDYYKNHKPQMMFRNFYHPLVCYIKSAVYNGGIQSIMTYEVQSKVNSFNFNSTYQPTPVVAHPYPVEDIDFTAEGSYSSYNWELFYHLPFYVANQLSLNQQFEEARKWYHYIFNPIGGAGGSAPQKYWITKPFHEFFDYADQRIDTIMNDIASDPTGTVYTDLTQAVQSWRENPFMPHEVARTRPLAYQKALLMNYLDNLIAWGDNLFMQNTMESLVQATQMYILADKLLGPKPQIIPPAVPVPDETYNQLESKLDSFSNALIDLENLVPDLNLLPHKGAELPPPPATLSSLYFCIPANANLLGYWDTIADRLFKIRNSEDINGVHRVLALFAPPIDPGMLVRATAAGLDISSVLSMLSAPLPIYRFTVLIQKATEFTEQVKALGNLLLSVLEKKDAESLALLKSTQEIKLQQQVLQIRQSQIDEAKQSIEVLNKTKDVAQTRFNFYDSRDFMNGWEIAQAGISGGAIISEIVATVLDATSGGTHMIPIITGGGAGFGGSPVVTVSFGGNNVGSSTASFASLFRGIAGILHSTAGLIGNIGSYQRRMDDWHLQRDIASGDMAQIDQQIVVANIRKDIASKEFGTQQTRISQAQEVDTFLKTKYTNKDLYSWMLSQLSTVYYQSYKLAFDMAQKAQQCYQYELANDSTFIQYGYWDTMKKGLLSGDQLLTDIKKMESAYYDNNRREFELTKSVSLASLSPEALMQLRNTGQCDFSIPEMLFDMDYPGQYLRRIKTVSLTVPCVAGPLTTVACTLSQVSNKYRKNTLLKASGADAYDKYAENTEGDDRFVYNIGSIQSIATSHAQNDAGMFEVNFRDERYLPFEGTGAVSSWHLEMTDPSVLSQFDYQTITDVIINVGYTSRPGGGAFKQTTTDYLKLLFKKLIAGVPVAGLYRMFDLKHEMPNNWYAFMNDGSATFSADISKANLPFYTQNSGLKVTVQSAALFVLTTGSTPITVSINGGAAAPLGKDATRFGSQIQFIDPVDTITGNLLSADDKITASFNVQSFAAIKSQITDAWVVLNYTLG